ATGGGGGAGCCCCTGAGTAaatagtcctctgaatttacaagtatattagtcctttttgtaatgaaatcactttgttaGTGgcaaatttgtgcaaaaatgaaaaaaaaaatcatcttttGCTATGGCAAGCAGTTTTTTaacttcctctttttgtagaagaggttttagtaccctccgacccttcccatggtttaagtcgtaagaaactaggaacgtgggtgaattaattctgattgcactggtgagcaaagaggttgcagccgctggggcgtgggtctcccgtagtcctactagttgtacttagaatttgttcccgaaatcttagtccttaggacttgtttacgaGGGCGGTAAACTTAGAGAATatttgcaaatataacacaggaagttttttgcaagcgtaCTTGTATCATTcatgtcagcccccgagtgaggtctgacccctcgcgatttgcaggggtcggaagtcactaaggatcgaggttttgtaaagacaaaaactgataaggaagagtatgcgtttatttaagggtaaaaatgacgtagctgctcaatgttccaagcattggtgaagacctcgacgttgatggttttcaacctgtaggAGCCTAGGTGAAGTACTTCGACAATGACGTAGGGCCCCTCCCAGGGCggtgagagtttgtggcggtccttgttgctatgtacaaggcggaggacgaggtccccgacgttgaaggctcgaccccgcacccgtcggctgtggtaccgtcgtaacgcctgctggtacttagccaaatggaggagggcgatgtcgcgggctttatctagctggtccatggtgtcttggtgagatgcctcggccccctattcatcgtatgctctgattcttggtgctccatagtcgaggtccgtggGGAGaacagcctcggaaccatagaccatgaagaagggtgtgtagccgatggcccaactaggagttgtccttaggctccaaagcacGGCCgaaagctcagcgagccagcgcacgccaaacttgttcaaccggttgaaaattctaggcttaaggccttgaaggagcataccgtttgcgcgctcgacctacccattcgtccgggggtgtgcaacggctgcccaatcgatccggatgtgttgttcatcgtagaatcaaatgaatttcctattggtgaactatgtgccgttgtctatgatgatggagttcggtattCCAAAGCGacggatgatgtcgaggaagaatagcacagcttgctcggatttgatcatggagatcggtcgagattcaatccattttgtaaacttgtctatcatgacaagtaggtgggtgaagcccccgggcgcctttttgagtggcccaaccaggtcgagcccccagaccatgaagggccacacaatggggatcatctagagcgcctgggccaggaggtgagtctgtcgagcgtagtactgacattcttcgcaggtgcgcacaatttgctcagcatcggctactgcggtgggccagtagaagccttgtcggaatgcattcccaaccaaggtccttgctgcggcatgatgaccgcaagccccaccatggatatcacctagcaagagttttccctgttcgccagggatacagagctacaggatcccgatgtgactctgtttgtagagttcgccctctacaagaacgaaggacttggcacgatgtgCGAGCCGTCAGGCTTCCGtcttgtccgctggtagtatgtcgtggaggaggtagttgaggaaAAGCGTTCTCCAATCGTCGGGAGGGTTGGACTCCACTACTaagtcctcttcaagctccataacctcAGGGTCGGGTGGAGCAGCTGGCGGATCAGCCcctggggtcggactagatgggccatcgttggtTTGTTCCAACCCcgcatagcgtaccgagggtttgtgttgatcgctggcaaagacgcctgctgGGATAGGCTCTCGGCCAGATGCTGCTTTTGCcagcgtgtcggctgcttcgttgaggtgccttgggatgtgattgagttcgaggccatcgaatctatcctccagccgtcggacttcttgatagtatgcctctatcttggcatcgtggcagctcgactccttcatgacctggttgacgaccagctgggagtcgcctctAACATCAAGACGtcagatgcctagctcgatggtgattcgtaggccgttgatgagcgcttcgtattctacgatattgtttgatgagggaaaatggagccgaaccatgtagctCATGCGGACCCTGAGGggagatacgaagactagtcccacgccggcgcctttcttcatcagtgatccaacgaagtacatcgtccagtactcttgatcgacgactgctggtgggatctagacctcggtccactccacgatgaagttAGCCAACACCTGGAATTTGATCGCTGTTCGAggggcataagtaatgccttgatccattagctcgagcgcccactttgtggttcttcctgtagcatcctggctatggatgacctcACCAAGGGGAAAGACGTCATgactgtcatagggtgtgactcgaagtagtggcatagctttctCTTGGtaatgaggacggtgtagaggagtttctggatttgggagtaacgggttttggagtcggatagtacctcgttGATAAAATACATAGGGCGTTGtaccttgaaggcatgcccctcctcctctcgctctaccactaaggcggagctgaccacttgcgtggtggccgatatatatagtaggagggattctccgttgcatggaggaactagaaccaggggtttagttagaaattgtttaaccatgtcaagtgcctcctgagcctcggctgtccactcgaagcggtcagatttctttaggagtcgataaagggggagtcctcattcgccgaggcgcgaaatgaatcggctgagtgcggtaaggcaccctgtgatccgctaaaCCCTCTTGATGTTTTGGATCGGccccatctttgtgatggctgatattttctccgggttggctttgatgccacgctcggagataatgaagccgagcagcatgcccctcgggaccccgaaaacacatttttcgggattgagtttgatatcgttagcccggagtttcgcaaaggtttgttcaaggtcggcgacaaggtggtcagcttgcttggatttgactacgatgttgtcaacgtaggcctcaatagtccgcccgatgaggtcaccgaagcagttgagcatgcagtgctggtaagttgccccagtgttcttcagtccaaacggcattgaaacgtagcagaacgatccaaagggggtgataaaagacgtcgcgagctggtcggactccttcatcgtgatctagtggtagccagagtatgcgtcaaggaagcagagggtttcacaccccgaggtggaatcgactatttggtctattcatggcaaaggaaacggatcctttggacacgccttgttgaggcctgtgtaatcgacacacattctccatgtcCCACTCTTTTTTCTCACAAGAAtaagatttgctaaccactctgggtggtatacttctttgatgaacccagcagccaacagttttgctatctctttgccgatggccctgcgtttttcctcatcgaagcggcgcaggcgttgcttcaccagcttggagcctgggtggatttttaaggtatgctcaacgacttccctcgggatgcctagcatatccgagggtttccacgcaaagatgtctttgttatgcggagaaagtcaacgagcgtgctttcctatttggaggagagcgcaGTACCGATGCGTACCCTCTTAGCATCAGAGCTACTGGGGtccatgaggacctccttggtgccctctgcCGGTTTGAATGACCCGGTTGTTTTCTTGGTGTCGGGCAATTTTTCggcaacctcctccctgagggtggcgagctcttcagaGGCGACGACTGTTGTGGCAtggccgcagcattcgacttcgcactcgtaagcatgatgaaaggaggtgccgatggtgatgaccccacgggggcccggcatcttcaacttgaggtacgtatagttgggaacggccatgaacttcgcatagcatggtcgtcccaggataGCGTGGAAAGTTCttgggaaccccactacgtcaaaggtgagggtctcagtccgataattggaccgatccctgaaagtgacgggcagatcgatctgccccagtggcatggcctgcctaccaggcacgacgccatggaaaggtgctcagaCGGGGCGAAGGTtggttcggtcgatgcccatctcgtcgagcatcttggcgtacatgatgttgaggccgctgcctctgtccattagtacttttgtgagccgctTTAGGCCGATAATCGGatcgacaacaagcgggtaccttcccgggtgtgggacggcatccggatggtcagttcggtcgaaggttatggcggattctaaCCATCGGAGGAAAGcaggtgtgggggatatacccccgggtaccacaagatggtacatgggccacaccatccgaggtggcccggcccgtaagatcaaggcgtgcacatgaagattacaagttgtactagatattgtaatagtaccaaattggatactttacttgtaaccttgtctcttcagagtatataaggagagacaagggtcccctagaggacaagttaatctgtatacatctcaatacaatacaccaaagacacaggacatagggtattacgtcgatcagacggcccgaacttatctaaatcgctatctctacgccttgtgtcaccgtcTGGTTCCTAATTACACACACCGTccaccgacaatctaccaccacgagcacccccctcggtggactactgaccatatttcgtcaacagtggtgcgccaggtagggggtgtgcgtgctgatctgtggcgaaccagatggacctcaagatcATCAACATAGTCCGCGAGAATTCGTCAGATCACGGCAACAACCATCTACGATCTACGAGCGTCATCCCACGATGATATCCGACGGTGGTGCTCTTCCTGTCGTGGGACTGCGGCATCTCCAGGCAACTTGTCGCAGGATCAACAGGTGGCCTCGACGATCAGCATCGCAACAAAGAGCGGTGTCTGCACTTCAATGAATCTAGCAACGGAACCGCTGCCACGTGATAGGGACCATGCAACCCTTGATCAGACATCGCGGGCGGTGCTGGTCATTACATGCATCATCACCAGAAGGATCAAAGGCCACATCAACGATCGAACCATGCCCAtgcaaccaaggaagcatatatgtGGTATACAGGGCCATGCATGCATCAATGGAGTGCGTATACATGTATATGTCACCATTTTCTTGCATAGCATCTGATACTTCGTACAAGACCATGCATGCAAGCCAATTTGCACGTATGCATGCACCATATAGGCAAGACGATTAATCAACCAACTAGCAATCAAGAGCACATGGGCATCTACAAGATCCAACCAGCTATGGAATCAATCTGCTACGACGGCAACTCGGTAACTTCCGTTGTGGACTGACGTGTCGATCTGGTCATCATTCCGAGAAACTCCTGGTGATGGAATCCATCCACAAACGGCGGTAAACACTCTAGAAGATCTAAAGCACAACTTCATGGAGGTCGACTTCATGGGTACGTGAGGCACGTACGGCGCCATGCGGCAGCTTGCCTGCCTCTGCACGGGCACTGCCGCATCAGTCTACCTTCAGCAGGCAAGCAAGCTATTGAGCAATCCAAATCCAAGATGTACACGTCCCAGGGTGCGTATGTTTCCATCTATTAACAAGAAAGCAGCGAAGAGTCCATATACAAGCGATGCTCTATGTACCTCTACGACAGCACCACACGGATTGACATCGCCAAGATCCGAACCACGTCCGACTCCAACTCAGACGTGATGGGGGCTTCGGCTTCCGCGCTGATTGCCTACTACGACAAGAGTCCGACGTCTTCACGACATGACCCAATCCGACATACAAGCAATCAGGAGTTGTATGTATTCATACATGTACGTTGCGTGTACTCAGCGTCAAGGCCATGGGAGGCCTCtggacgtcgcggcctctggaaggccatgcagTAAGGCCGTCGctgcggtgatgttttggcttgcccgagcgaagtgaggaaggccctcgtaatcggtgaggatcctctggtgtatGGTGCAGGCCATGGTGCGTGCGTGCCCACCGCCTtcacggcgttcaatctcgcgattgatgtccgcgtactcctggACGAGCCCTTGTCCAGCCTCATCGATTTCCAGCTTGCGGgttctcagctgctccatccccaAACGAGATGGGGGTGTTGCCTCTCCCCTGGATCCGCCGTCAGGGTCGTTTGTTAGGGTAGCCTCTTCCCCGGAGATGTCCTTggcgtgcccctcgggggtccaCACCATGAAGCACTCtcgagaagggtgatggctccccctaccggAGTTAGAGCTAGAGGATGACTCTGGTTCCTCCGCGAGGAGCCCGTAGAGTGTCTCCGGATCGTGTTCGATTACCCCCACAAACTCGCTGTCCGTAGGAGGttgaaccatgcgtagtgccagaaggtggccggcggtcgccgcggcgttgcggagaccgaatggaaacgctgtcggggcactTCGTACGGGGCCTTCTGGAAACAGGGTGATGTTGCGCGGGGGCTCCCTAGATAACTGGGGTCTAAGGGAGTCGCCCTGCAggccctcaagcctcagacgGCTAAGGTTGAAGGAAAGGAGAGACTGTGCGGCCGTGTGGGTCAGCGCCAGTTCTCCTcttagtgtgacgatgaaatctaagTCACCGAAATGCACATGTGTGCCTggggcccagctgattgcgtgggtggccatccgaggcctgatttggaacgcgcaaggcccctacctgacgcgccaactgtcggtgtttcgtacaagcaccggcaagtaaatttatagtaatgcgcgttaggctcggatggtgcgctaaaggacacaagatttatactagttcgggctgaatatccctatgtccagtttgttgttgctcgtattattagcaccatgaatggttcgtagtaggggatacaaacgatcgagagagggacaggtcctaagtctctgatggaagggtcgaaaggaggccaagagcttggtagcagcttgactgtgtgtgtgtgtatctTGTGTCGTTCGGTCTCTCcctctgttggaggaagcgcatccccttttatagatgaagggggtggctttacaagggtgagggcttaggatgcgtactctacctagtcttgtggcttacatctacccagcctggtttctcattctgatgggtatgaaaggatgataagcgcctacaatactgtcgatgcccctgtagaatgtcaggatggttatAGAATACTgtcctgcgcagggtatgggctgtagtacagtggttttgacttatgaacctcgcccagccttgctccgcacgccttctggcttgtatgagtctctgtcggagggacaCGGGGCCGAGGTctggagtagcgctgtgggcaaggtcctttgatttggtggacccgaggggtcgggaagcgggcgccgctcccttgggtccataacgtggtgacggcATGTCCGTCATTCGTAgagatcacaaatccttttctggagtgtagtggttatcgtgtatcttcgtcgggttctgtgtcccagagctgaaggcggcgcctacaactctacagggcgaggagcacgcacctgcaataccttttgggctctacggcgcccggaagggtctaaagcacctgtctagTCGTTTCCTAGCAGTACCTTTCttaccagggcgcagggtatggtccttgaagccatggttgacccaaacgtcttgtcttgctctgtacccatcatcatgagggaacgggagagaagttatcaggtaagatgaaaccagtctttggacatcgaacggggcgaggttcgtcctcggtcgtcgggcgaggcggagtccagtccttatcccttgggcatgACTGAGCccacccctcgggggtcgggtgaggcggagtgtaTCCCTCAatccttgggcgaggcggagctgtctcgaaggcgtcgggtgaggtgccttcaaccctcgggcgaggtggagctgtcCCGAAGGCGTCAGGCGGAACGGAggccagcccttagccctcgggtgaagCAAGGCTGGCCcaaagacgtcgggtgaggcggggctggcccaaaggcgtcgggcgagacggaacctaacttccgtcattcgggcaaggaacgcaGCGGCGCCCTTgttcgtccagaagtttttaacattcgatggttattggttacacctcctggggtacccagtattaggtccccgacacacgtgcatctgacatt
The sequence above is drawn from the Miscanthus floridulus cultivar M001 chromosome 15, ASM1932011v1, whole genome shotgun sequence genome and encodes:
- the LOC136507673 gene encoding uncharacterized protein: MPLGQIDLPVTFRDRSNYRTETLTFDVVGFPRTFHAILGRPCYAKFMAVPNYTYLKLKMPGPRGVITIGTSFHHAYECEVECCGHATTVVASEELATLREEVAEKLPDTKKTTGSFKPAEGTKEVLMDPSSSDAKRVRIGTALSSK